GATCTGCCCGCGCGACTCGAGCCCGTCCATCAGCGCCAGCAGCTGAGCCACGACCCGGCGCTCCACCTGCTTCTCGCCCCCCATGTCCTCGCGCTTCGGGGCGATGGCGTCGATCTCGTCGATGAAGATGATGGAGGGGGAGCGGCTCTGGGCCTCCTCGAAGATGTTGCGCAGGCGCTCCTCGCTCTCCCCGTAGAACTTTCCGATGATCTCGGGGCCGGAGATGTGGGTGAACCATGCGTCGGTCTCGTTCGCCACGGCCCGGGCGATGACGGTCTTGCCCGTGCCGGGCGGGCCGTAGAGGAGCACCCCCTTGGGCGGCTGGATCCCGAGCCGCTCGAACACCTGAGGGAATCGCAGGGGCAGCTCGATCATCTCGCGCACCCTGCGGATCTGGAACCCCAGCCCGCCGATGTCCTCGTAGGAGATTTTGCGGGGCTGGGCGACCTTTGCGGGTTTGAGTCGGTTCAGGTACGTGGACTTGCTCACGACTACCGTGCCCCCGGGGGTCGTCTCGGAGACCAGGAAGTCGCAGATTCGGGTCCCGAAGAGGTTCAGTCGGACGCGATCCCCTGCCGTCAGGGGCTGCCCCTCCAGCAGGGACAGGATGTAGGCCGAGTCCCCCTCCTTGTCCGTCAGGGCCCTCGCGGAGAGGGGCTGCAGGGTGATGCTTCCGGCGAAGTGGTGTGTCGCCGGCCTAACGTTTACGGTATCCTCCAGCGACACGAGGGCGTTCTCGCGAGTCAGTCCGTCGATCTGCAGCACGTGCTCCGCGCAGTCCTCCTCGCACGCCCGCACCCGGGCCGCCGTGACCTTCTTTCCCACAATTTCGATGATCTGTCCCTCCGACAGGCTCAGTACGTCCATGTCCGCGGGGTTCATGCGGGCGATGCCCTTCAGGGCGTCGCCGGGACGCGCCTCCTTCACCGTAAACACGTCTCGATTGCTCCTTCCTGTCCTTCCTCCCGTCCGAGGAAAAGTACCGTACGTCAAATCGGTTCCCTGTGTACCGAAGTGTATCGAAAGGAAAACGCCGACCGAATCGGCGCTTCCCTAAATGGCCCCGCAGTTCCAGAGGTCCTGAACGCTCACGAAACGATAGCCGCGTTCCCCGAGCCCGCGCAGGATCTCGGGCAGCGCTTCTGCGGTCGCGGGGATCCCCGAGTGCATCAGAACGATGGCGCCGGGGGAGGCCTTGCGCAGGACGAAGGCCGCGATCTCACCGGCCGATTTTCCCGTGTAGTCGGCGCTGTTGATGTTCCAGAGCCCCAGGCGCATGTCCATACGCCGCATGGCGTTGAGGATCTTCAGGTTGTAGGAGCCGCCGGGCGGCCGCATGAAGCGGGGCTTCCTGATCCCGAGCCCCTCGATGACCTCGTTGCACCGCTCCGTTTCCCTCATGATCTTCTCCACCCAGAGGGTGTAGAGTTTCGGGTGCGTGAAGCTGTGGTTCTCCAGGTCGTGACCGGCCTCTTGGAGCGCCAGGGTGATGCCTGCATAACGGTCGGCGAACTTGCCCACCAAAAAGAACGTCCCGTGGACGCCGAACGGCGCCATGGCGGCCATCAGCTCCTGCATTCCGTGTTCCCGCGGCCCGTCGTCGAAGGTCAGGGCGATCTCCCGGACGAAGGGGTCCCCGGAGGCGATGCCCCATCGGGCCCTTTCGGCGTTGAGGGGGCCCCATTCGAGACAAAGAAACAGTGCGATGCCAGCCAGCAGGGCGGGGCGTCGCGATCGGTTCAAACGGCATCAGTCCTTTCACGGCATTTCTC
This genomic stretch from uncultured Fretibacterium sp. harbors:
- a CDS encoding polysaccharide deacetylase family protein — protein: MNRSRRPALLAGIALFLCLEWGPLNAERARWGIASGDPFVREIALTFDDGPREHGMQELMAAMAPFGVHGTFFLVGKFADRYAGITLALQEAGHDLENHSFTHPKLYTLWVEKIMRETERCNEVIEGLGIRKPRFMRPPGGSYNLKILNAMRRMDMRLGLWNINSADYTGKSAGEIAAFVLRKASPGAIVLMHSGIPATAEALPEILRGLGERGYRFVSVQDLWNCGAI